In one window of Synechococcus sp. M16CYN DNA:
- a CDS encoding NAD(P)H-quinone oxidoreductase subunit 4, giving the protein MIDFAVAGLSDPVQTAIPWLSLSIIAPIIGAMMVPFIPDNGEGKQVRWYALLITLVTFLITVAGYLRGYNPSLSGLQLSERVSWLPDLGLTWTVGADGLSMPLILLTSFITSLACLAAWPVTFKPRLFYFLLLTMDGGQIAVFAVQDMLLFFLVWELELIPVYLLLAIWGGKKRQYAATKFILYTAGSSLFILLVALAMGFFGGETPSFEYTKLAAKDFGSGFQLFCYAGLLIAFGVKLPIVPLHTWLPDAHGEATAPVHMLLAGILLKMGGYALLRFNCELLPTAHAQFAPLLIVLGVVNIIYAALTSFAQRNLKRKIAYSSISHMGFVLIGIGSFSVLGTSGAMLQMISHGLIGASLFFLVGATYDRTHTLLLDEMGGVGQKMRVMFALWTVCALASLALPGMSGFVSELIIFAGFATDEAYTLAFRVVICGLAAVGVILTPIYLLSMLREIFFGKEKIELVSDTNLVDAEPREIYIIGCLLIPIIGIGLYPRVMTDSFSSSIEALVSRDLTAMEQLSKPTAPLIRGQRESSMPAMLQAPILTPSTS; this is encoded by the coding sequence GTGATCGATTTTGCTGTCGCTGGTCTGAGCGACCCCGTGCAAACGGCAATACCTTGGCTGAGTCTGTCGATCATCGCGCCGATAATTGGCGCGATGATGGTTCCCTTCATCCCTGACAATGGAGAGGGTAAGCAAGTGCGTTGGTATGCACTGCTTATCACTTTGGTCACATTTCTAATAACAGTTGCGGGCTATCTCAGAGGCTATAACCCCAGCCTAAGTGGCCTACAGTTGTCTGAGCGCGTCAGCTGGTTACCTGATCTTGGCCTCACCTGGACCGTTGGGGCTGACGGACTGTCGATGCCCTTAATCCTGCTGACTAGTTTTATCACTAGTCTTGCCTGTCTGGCTGCATGGCCGGTGACCTTTAAACCGCGGCTGTTCTATTTCCTATTGCTCACGATGGATGGAGGCCAGATTGCTGTTTTTGCGGTGCAAGACATGTTGTTGTTTTTCTTGGTTTGGGAGTTGGAGCTGATTCCCGTTTACCTGTTACTTGCAATTTGGGGAGGCAAAAAACGTCAGTATGCTGCTACGAAATTCATCCTTTACACGGCAGGTAGCTCTCTTTTCATCTTGCTGGTGGCTCTCGCTATGGGATTTTTTGGAGGGGAGACGCCGAGCTTTGAATACACCAAGTTGGCGGCCAAAGACTTCGGAAGTGGCTTTCAGTTGTTTTGTTACGCAGGGCTGCTCATCGCCTTCGGAGTAAAATTGCCAATTGTGCCTCTGCACACATGGCTACCGGATGCCCATGGTGAAGCGACAGCACCGGTACATATGTTACTGGCCGGCATATTACTAAAAATGGGTGGTTATGCTCTACTGCGCTTCAACTGTGAGCTACTTCCCACAGCGCACGCTCAGTTCGCCCCTTTACTGATCGTGCTTGGCGTTGTGAACATAATTTACGCTGCTCTCACTTCCTTTGCCCAGCGTAACCTCAAACGGAAGATTGCTTATAGCTCGATCAGTCATATGGGATTCGTGTTGATAGGTATCGGCAGCTTCAGCGTTCTTGGCACAAGCGGTGCCATGCTACAAATGATAAGTCACGGACTGATTGGCGCCAGCTTGTTCTTCCTTGTGGGCGCCACCTACGATCGCACCCACACTCTACTTTTAGATGAAATGGGTGGGGTAGGGCAGAAAATGCGAGTCATGTTTGCCCTATGGACTGTTTGCGCTCTCGCTTCTCTAGCCTTGCCTGGAATGAGCGGTTTTGTCAGCGAGCTAATAATTTTCGCCGGGTTTGCTACTGATGAGGCCTACACATTGGCCTTTCGCGTAGTTATTTGCGGACTTGCAGCAGTGGGAGTCATTCTTACGCCAATTTACCTGCTCTCAATGCTTCGGGAAATCTTCTTCGGCAAAGAAAAAATTGAGCTTGTTTCCGACACGAACCTGGTAGATGCCGAGCCCCGTGAGATTTATATCATCGGATGCTTACTCATTCCAATCATTGGCATTGGTTTGTATCCGCGTGTTATGACCGATAGTTTCAGCAGCTCGATCGAGGCGTTAGTAAGTCGAGATCTGACTGCTATGGAGCAGCTCAGCAAGCCCACGGCACCATTAATTCGGGGTCAGCGCGAATCTTCCATGCCGGCGATGCTGCAGGCACCCATCCTCACCCCTTCAACCTCTTAG
- a CDS encoding segregation and condensation protein A yields MHQVIPEETTGSGTPLAIRLLQSAVECGSLDPWGVNVIAVLDGFLDQLRQRLEMSRQITTAVTRQGGSYERDLAESSQAFLAASILLELKAQSLEASLLSSAPEVDEYCEVDPDNQRGLNPCFELPKRPELYLQRRPVAPLPLRRIVALGALALVEQLEAIAKRRLESREFEIRPRQSHRRSSANNAVAQVADLAHREKLPETTEALGVFLAGWEDALDWVDFEQLVRHWGHVAAADLNRDRVGVFRALLFLSSQGKVELDQKVWLHGPLQFKRTPASGIPTRLPIGCLRLPDPVSTAATTITRK; encoded by the coding sequence TTGCATCAGGTTATCCCCGAAGAAACCACTGGTTCCGGTACGCCTCTAGCTATCCGTCTTCTGCAGAGCGCTGTCGAGTGCGGAAGCCTTGACCCTTGGGGTGTCAATGTGATTGCTGTTTTGGACGGATTCCTGGACCAACTTAGGCAACGTCTCGAAATGTCTCGACAAATAACAACGGCCGTAACAAGACAAGGTGGCAGTTACGAGCGCGATCTAGCCGAAAGCAGTCAAGCCTTTTTGGCTGCATCAATTCTCCTGGAGCTAAAAGCCCAATCGCTTGAGGCAAGTTTGCTCTCATCTGCTCCTGAAGTGGATGAATATTGCGAAGTCGACCCTGATAATCAGAGAGGGCTGAATCCATGTTTTGAACTACCTAAACGACCAGAGCTCTATCTGCAACGTCGACCAGTAGCGCCTTTACCACTGCGTCGGATTGTTGCTCTCGGAGCATTGGCATTGGTTGAACAACTCGAGGCCATTGCCAAGCGGCGGCTTGAGTCACGTGAGTTTGAAATACGACCTCGTCAAAGCCACAGGCGTTCCAGTGCAAACAACGCAGTTGCCCAAGTAGCCGACCTAGCTCATAGGGAAAAACTACCTGAAACTACAGAAGCTCTTGGTGTTTTTCTCGCCGGCTGGGAAGACGCTTTGGATTGGGTGGACTTCGAACAACTGGTACGGCACTGGGGTCATGTAGCCGCAGCTGATCTTAATCGAGACAGGGTTGGGGTGTTCCGGGCCCTTCTCTTTCTCTCCTCCCAAGGCAAGGTGGAACTCGACCAAAAAGTGTGGCTACATGGACCATTACAATTCAAACGAACCCCAGCCAGTGGAATTCCGACTCGATTGCCGATCGGCTGTCTTCGTTTGCCAGACCCTGTATCGACTGCGGCAACCACTATCACGCGAAAGTAG
- a CDS encoding NDP-sugar synthase, producing the protein MKAMILAAGKGTRVQPITHVIPKPMIPILQKPVMEFLLELLKEHGFTEVMVNVSHLAEEIENYFRDGQRFGVELAYSFEGRIEDGELIGSALGSAGGLKKIQDFQQFFDDTFVVLCGDALIDLDLSEALRRHREKGAIASLVTKRVLRDQVSSYGVVVTDDAGRISSFQEKPSVEEALSDTINTGIYIFEPEIFKHIPSRVSFDIGSDLFPKLAASGAPFYAIPMDFEWVDIGKVPDYWQAIRRVLLGEVRQVGIPGKEVCPGVFTGLNVAANWDKIKISGPVYVGGMTKIENSATIIGPSMIGPSCHICEGATIDNSIIFDYSRIGAGVQLVEKLVFGRYCVGKDGGHFDLQEASLDWLITDARRQDLVEPSPQQKAMAELLGTDLTSATS; encoded by the coding sequence ATGAAGGCGATGATTCTGGCGGCTGGCAAGGGGACAAGGGTGCAGCCGATTACGCATGTGATCCCCAAACCAATGATTCCGATCTTGCAAAAGCCAGTGATGGAATTTTTGTTGGAACTATTGAAGGAGCATGGTTTTACCGAAGTGATGGTAAACGTTTCTCATTTGGCCGAAGAAATTGAGAACTACTTTCGTGATGGCCAACGTTTTGGCGTAGAACTTGCTTACAGCTTCGAAGGCAGAATTGAAGATGGTGAGCTAATCGGTAGCGCCCTAGGTTCGGCTGGTGGACTAAAAAAAATCCAAGATTTCCAACAGTTTTTTGACGATACCTTTGTGGTGCTCTGCGGAGATGCCCTGATTGACCTCGATTTAAGTGAGGCCCTGCGACGTCACCGGGAGAAAGGAGCTATTGCCAGCTTGGTAACCAAACGTGTTCTTAGAGACCAGGTCAGTAGTTATGGTGTTGTCGTCACCGATGATGCGGGTCGAATCTCATCCTTTCAGGAAAAACCAAGTGTTGAAGAGGCGCTCAGTGACACAATCAACACTGGTATTTATATCTTTGAGCCAGAAATCTTCAAACACATTCCTTCTAGAGTCTCCTTTGATATTGGCTCTGATCTGTTTCCAAAGCTGGCCGCATCCGGAGCACCTTTTTATGCCATCCCGATGGATTTTGAATGGGTGGATATCGGCAAAGTGCCAGATTACTGGCAGGCAATCCGTAGGGTACTCTTAGGTGAAGTTCGCCAAGTCGGTATTCCGGGCAAGGAAGTGTGTCCAGGTGTCTTCACCGGCCTTAATGTCGCTGCCAACTGGGACAAGATCAAAATTTCTGGGCCTGTTTACGTTGGGGGCATGACCAAAATCGAAAACAGTGCAACCATTATTGGTCCCTCAATGATCGGGCCTAGTTGCCATATTTGCGAAGGCGCCACAATCGATAACTCAATTATTTTTGATTACTCACGCATTGGAGCCGGTGTTCAATTAGTGGAGAAACTGGTTTTTGGACGCTACTGCGTTGGCAAAGACGGTGGTCACTTTGATCTGCAAGAAGCCTCGCTTGATTGGTTAATTACTGATGCTCGACGCCAAGATCTTGTAGAGCCGTCTCCACAACAAAAAGCGATGGCAGAACTACTCGGCACTGATCTCACCTCAGCAACGAGCTGA